In the genome of Sulfolobales archaeon, the window TTGAAAGATCTCAGCTTGACTATATAGATCTATACTATGCTCATGCACATGATCCAGGTATACCAGCTAGAAAACCTATACCAGTATTCCCAGATTTTATAGGATGGATCTATAATAGTAGTTCTCTGAAGATCTCCTAGAGGTGTTCGATAAATGCCTAGACCCTATGTTATAGTATTCACCACCGCTACTATTGATGGTAAGATTGCTTCTAGAACTAGGTTCAGTCAGCTGAGCTGTCCTGAGGATTTTAAGAGACTTCATGCGGCTAGGAAGGAGGCTGGAGCTGTTATGATTGGTGTTAACACTGCTAATATTGATGATCCTTCGCTACGGCTTAAGTATTTTGAGGGTGAGAATCCTGTGAGAATAGTGGTTGATGGAAGGCTTTCTATCAGAGAGGATCTCAGGCTTGTAAGAGATCTTATAGCTAGAACGATCATATTAACATCTGAGAAAGCTGATCCTGCCAAGATAGAGAGATTGAGATCTAGAGGTGTTGAGGTGTACGTGATAGAGTCTCAGAACCCTCCAAGAATAGATATGGAGAAAGCTCTTGAGAAACTATATGAGCTGGGGATTAGAAAAGTTCTGGTAGAAGGTGGCGGAGATCTTATATGGAGTCTTGTAAGTAGAGATCTTGTAGATGAGTTTAGAGTGACATACACAGGATATGTATTCGGCGGAAGAGATTCTGTATCTATAGTTGGTGGAGAGGGTTTTGCAACAACAGCTGAATCTCCAGAGTTTCATGTTGAGAGAGTTCTAATATGCTCCTGTGGTAGAGAGGTTCATATAATATTTAGAAGAAAATAAGTCTCAGATATAAAAGCTCTCCAGACTATTCAGAGAGGTGCTCTCTAATGGGTTTGAAATACGATGTTATAGTCATAGGAGGAGGACCTGGAGGGTATCCAGCTGCTATAAGAGCTTCACAACTTGGTAAGAGAGTTGCAATTGTTGAGGAGAGAAGAGGTTTTGGAGGTGAATGCACTCTCTTCGGATGTATACCTTCGAAGACTTTTATAAAATATGCTAATGTATTCTGGCATGCTAGGAATAGTGATTTCATACTAGGTAGAGAGAATGCTCAACCTGATTTTCCGAAGCTTATGGAGAAGGTTTCTCATATAGTCTCAAGCATTTCATCTGGTATAGAGCTTCTTCTGAAGAGCTATGGTGTAGAGATCCTTAGAGGGAGAGCTGTGATAGTTGACGAGCGTGTTGTAAGAGTTGAAGGTTTTGGAGATATTGAGAGTGAGAGGATTATAATAGCATCAGGTTCCGAACCTACGGCTCCGAAGAATATTTCTATAGATGGTGCTATCATTCTTGATAACAGATCTTTCTTTAGCTTGAGGAGGAAACCTTCTAGCATGATTGTTCTAGGCGGGGGGTATGTTGGTGTAGAGCTTTCAACTGCTATGGCTAAGCTTGGTGTGGAGATCTCAATCATCGAGATGATGCCTAACCTTCTGCCTGGAATGGATCTTGATGCTTCAAGAGCTATTGAGAGAAGACTTTCATCTCTTGGTGTGAGGATCTATAAGAATTGTGTTGTAAAAGATCTAAGGATGTCGGAAGCTGGAGTTGATGTAGAGCTATCATGTGGAGAGAGGATCTATGGAGAGAAGATGTTGGTTGCAACCGGTAGAAGACCTAGAGTAAGAGATCTAGGTGTTGAGAAGATCGGGGTTGAGATTGATGAGAGAGGTTTTATAAAGACCGATGATAGGCTTAGAACTTCTAATCCGAGGATTTACGCTTCAGGAGATGTTGCAGGACCTCCAATGCTTGCTCACAAAGCGTTCATCCAGGCGGTGGTTGCTGGAGAGAATGTATCAGGTCTTGATAGTGTTTATAGTAGGAGTGCTATACCTATGGTTGTCTTCTCAGATCCTGAGATAGCTCAGATTGGTATATCTGTTGAAGAAGCTAGATCTAGAGGTTTTAATCCTGTGTCTATCAGAATTCCTTTAGGAGGTGTTGCAAGAGCTTCTATAGAAGAGTCTGAAGACGGTTTTATAAAAATGATATATGATAATGATTCAAAGAAGATTCTAGGGTTTGTAATAGTTTCATCGAATGCTTCAGAGCTAGCTGGCGAGGCATCTCTAATTATAGAAAATGGAATGAGATTAGAAGATGTAGAGAAAGCTGTTCATCCTCATCCTACTATGTCTGAGGTGTTTAAAGAAGTTGTAGAGTACGCTCTTGGAAAGTCTACTCATTATATCATTAGAAAGAGGAGATAGATCCTTCTTCTAATATGCTTCAGAATTTTTAATCCAGGTGGTTTTCGTGGAGAAACTCTATATAGTGATTGCAGAAGCTTCTCTAGAGCTGGTTCCGGAAGAGATTCTTGGAGAAAGAGATATAATATCTTCGGCTAGGAGGAGAGGTGTTCCTCCCGAGAGAATGCTTCTCGACATATCATATCATTATCATTCTATGAGAAGACTTAGCAACTGGTTTAAGAGAGGAAGACCTGATCTAATACATACAACACTTCTAGTGATAGGTTCTTCTATCATCTGGAGAAGAGATCTCGCGAGAGTTGTTATAGAGACTAGACATGGTCTCGTGATCGTGAGAGAAGGTGTTAGAATCGTAAGACATTTCAATAGATTTGTAAGTCTTATGGAGCAGGTTCTTACAGAGGGTAAGGCTCCTCCTAATTCTGATCAGCCTCTTATATATCTTCTGAAGAGGGATCTCATAGATTTTATCAGAGAGCTAAACCCCGACCTTGGTGTTATAATGCATGAGAAGGGGTCTAGAGTTAGAATCAGAGATCTTGGGAGAATGATTTTATCAGCTAGAAGACCTTTAATCATTGTAGGAGGATTTCAGAGAGGAGATTTCTCAGAGAGAATACTCAAGCTGGAGTATCCTAAGATATCGATCTCAGAAGAAAATCTAGACACCTGGGCTGTCTTGTGTAAGATTCTATCATTCGTAGACGAAGCTCTAGAAGATTATTCTCCTCGGAAATGATATGAGAAGATTCATTTTAGTTCAGGTTTAGATCTTGATAAAAGACTTCTTCAGAATATTAATTGTTCTCAGGCTGTTTTCAGAACTGGGTGTTTCCACGTGATCTTCTAGGGATCTCTAATTTAAAAGTTTTAAAGATATTAGTTCTTAGATAGATAATTGAAGAAAGTTCAAACTGTGCTCAACGCTGATCAGGTTTTGCGTATGAGAGCTTCAGGGTCTGCTATGATGATGAGTGATAGTGTTAGAAAGATATATGGTGTTTTTGAAACTCCTACGTATATATTCAGAGGATATATACTTCCGAGGATTAGAGAGGTTCTCTACGATTATGTATGGGTTGATCTGTTTGCTGGTACTGGTAATTTGATTCTACCGATCCTAGAGAGTATTCCGATGAGAGAACGTCTAGAGTTTTTCGAGGAACGAATCTTTCTATATGATATCATGCCTGAGATGGTTGAGAAAGCTATTGAGAATGCTGTGAGAATGGGTATTCCTAGAAGACTTGCTGAGAGAAATATACAAGTTAGAGATACTCTGAAAAGCTATCCTAGAGAGGTTCTGGAGAAGGGTTTTCCTGTATACCATATTACGAATCCTCCTTATCTCTATATAGGCTATATAAGGAAGAATAGAGATTATCATGTCTGGCTTGATTATTTTAAGAATTCTAATGAAGGATATCAAGATCTTTATCAATTAGCTCTTGCAAATGATCTCAGGCATGGTATTAGGAGAATGGCTTATGTTATACCTACGAATTTCCTCTACGGAGCTTCAGTGTCTAATAAGATCAGAAGAGATCTTCTTCTATGGTATGAGATCAGAGAAGCTATAGTATTTGAGAAGAGGATCTTTGATTTCACAGGACAGCATGTTGGAGTATTCTTCTTCGAGAGGAAGGAACAGCCTTCTCATGATCTTCAGAAGTTTAAGTTGGTCAAGATCGGTAGAGAAGTTGTTGAGAGAGTTATAACGATCAAGCCTTCTAACATGTATAGAGCTGGTAGTGAGTTTTCGGAGTTTGTTGAGGGTTTCAGAGCGAGAAAACCTCTTAAGGTTAGTTTCTACCTCTTCCTCGAAGAGATCATGAGGAATCCTGGTAGTAATAAAGTGATTGTTGTTGATTCGAATAGATATGATAGGGTGAGAGGATATGCTAGAGAAGTGTTCTATGTTAATGATGAGCTTTTCAAGAGGATTAAGAGTAATATTCTCTTTGTGAAGACAATCGATGGAGTTAGAGAAGATGAGAAAGCCGGGATCTTCGTGATAAAAGAGGTTTTCAATGCTGATTGCATAGTGGTGTCTAGAAAACCCTATAGAACACATCCTATACATATATTCTTCCACCCGATGCTCTCGATAGAGGATCAGCTTCTGCTGAGAGATTATTTCAATCTAATGCTAAACTACTTCAGAGAAGTGACAGATAGCGGGTTCATGACAACATATAAGTACTCGGAAACTTCTTTCACGAGAAAATATCTTGGCTTAACTCAGGTTAGAAGACTTATTGAGACGTTTCCAATACTAGAACTAGATGAGAGGGGGAGAAATAGATTGAAAGAACTTATAGAGAGAAGAGATGTAAAAGGATTAATTGATACTCTAAAGAGCTTATCCACGTGATAAACAGAGATCTTGATCTTTAAAGGATTCAGTTCTTATAATCGTAGAATATGAATAGTTTCACTGTTTCTTCTCAATCTACTGCTACCTCTAGGAATAATTGATTTGAATCATATGTATACAGAAGATCTCTTTTTAAAACCTCAGAGACCTGTGACATATACTGGAGCTATGAGTAGATGTCTTCTATGTGGTTCTGATAGACTTGTCTCAGATTCTATAGGTGTCTGCGTAGAATGTCTTAGGAGAGATCCTGATAAAGCTCTTGCTATTGTTAGAAATCGTAGGATTAAGTGGAGGATCTCCGTAGACCTACCTCTCCACCCTCCAAGACATGATAAAGGTCTTAGATGTAGTGTATGTGTTAATGAGTGTGTTATTGGAGATGGTTTCAGAGGTTATTGTGGTGTTTGGATGAACTCTGGCGGTAGGATGAGAATGTTAGCAGGTTCTGGAAGAGTTCTAGCATACGCATACCTGGATCCTATTCCTACCAATTGTGTTGCCGCTCATATATGCCCTGGATCTACTGGTCTTGGCTATCCTGAGTATGCTTATACTCCTAAAGGTGAGTATGGTTATAGTAATCTAGCTGTGTTCATGGCGGGATGTTCTCTAGATTGTTTCTTCTGTCAGAATTGGGAGCATAAGACAGCTATCTCTGGTGGGAGGATTGATAGGAGTATTGTGAGAGAGATGAGTGTAGAAGAGCTTGTTGAGAGATCCTTGGATCCTAGGATTTCATGTGTATGTTATTTCGGAGGAGATCCTACCCCGAGCACTCCTATGCTTATACAAGCTTCTAGAGAGATTATTAGAAGAGCTCGCGAGAAGAATATGATTAAGAGAATATGCTGGGAGACTAATGGACTTGTAAACCCTCTTCTAATGAGAGAGATGGCTAGACTAAGTCTTGTTTCAGGAGGTATTGTTAAGATAGATTGGAAGGCTTGGACCCCCAGTGTTTATGAGGCTTTAACAGGAGTTGATGGGGAGAAGGCTTTGAAGAGACTTATGGAGAACGTGAGAGTAGTTCATGAGATCGGTAGGGAGAGAAGTTTGATCCCTCTTCTATTGGTGAGCATACTTCTAGTTCCAGGCTATGTAGATTCTGTGGAGGTGGATGGTGTGACAAGCTATATAGCAGAACTAGATCCGGAGACACCGGTTGTATTCCTAGCATTCCACCCAGATCATCTTATGAGAGACCTGCCACCAACAAGCTGGAAGCATATGAGAGAAGCTCTTAGAATAGCTGAGAAGAATGGTCTGAAGAAAATATATATAGGAAACATATGGCTTCTAGGAGATTACTACTAGCATCTCTACTGCTCATGCTTCTACTCCTGAGATCTGGGATGGCTCTAGATATTCTTCAGTCTCGGATTTGCCACAGGCTCGAATATTCTTGCTAGTGTGTAGAGTGAGAATGCTATAGCTCCTATGAAGAATCCCGGTGTGAGAAGCCACCATCCTATTCTCCAGGATCCTGTTATCATAGCTTGATTGAGTATTGATCCTAGCGTGAATATGTTTTGAGCTCCTACTCCTAAGAAGCTTAGAGTTGATTCAGCTAGTATGGCGTATACTACTACGTTTGCGAAATCAATCATTATTATGGGGAGTAATGCCGGTATTATGTATCTGATTATAATTCTCGTGTGAGATGCTCCCAAAGCTCTTGCACTCTCGATCATGGGTGTAGATGATATTGATATAACCTGGGATCTTATGATTCTCGCCGTGGTTCTCCATATGAGTAGTGATATTGCTAGCACCACTGTTTCCAGTCCAGGTCTTAGGATTAGCGCTAGAAGTATTGCGAATGGTTCGAGAGGTATTGAGTACATGAAGTTTATAATAGAGTTAAGAATAAGATCCGCTCTTCCTCTGAAATACCCTGCAACAATTCCTACGCCAGCTCCTATGAATAGAACTATTAGAGCTACTAGAAGAGCTATTGCAAGCGACATTCTAACTCCTATCATTATCTGCGCGAGAAGATCTCTCCCTAGATAATCTGTGCCTAGAGGATGTGAGAGCGAGGGTGGTTTTAACTGCATCGCGTATACTCCGTATGCTACTACATATAGATCCTCTTTAGAGCTGTAGAGCTTCATTGAGTTTCTTATATCAAAAGAATAGATCGAGTGAGATTCCTGATCAGGGTATATGATTATTATGCTACCTCCGCTACCTAGAACCGCTATACTATTTCTATAGCGTACAGCGCTCACAAGATCTTCTACAACTCCCGTGTTTATCATGCTAAAGTTTTCTAGATCCTTATCTGAATAAGCTATGAAGCCGAATCTACCTAGTATATAGATCCTGTCACTGCTACAGTAGACATATCTTATATCATCTGTGAATGGTCTTGAGATCACAAGTTCTCTTTTATAGAGATCATATGATGCAATCCATCCTTTCAGACCTCCTAGAATAACATATCTATCCCAGCATATCTCAGCAGTAGAAACGTTAATCCTCGGATTAATTTTCTCAATACTTCTACTACTTATATTGATCAGAGCTATCCCGCCTGTTTCTAATCTTAGAATTATGAGATCTCCTCCGGAGAAGAGTATTTGAGATTCTCTACTTATGCCTAGATTACCTGGGATCTCTAGATCTTCTCTCCATTCTCCTTGTAATGAGGAGATCCTTATCCTCCCTCCTATAATCTCTAGAAGAGCTATATCTCCATCTAGAGAGATCAAGCCTATGAAACTACTTGGATCAGCTCTCGCAATTTTCTCGGAAGCTCCTCTAGACAGATCTATCATATATATATCATACTTTGAATCTACTATGTAGAGAGTTTTATCACTATATAGAATGCTCTTCAACTCCTCAGGTTCTGAATAATAGATCTCTTTATAGGTTCTTTCATCTAATGATACGTTGTATACTCTGATCTGATAGGAGTAGATAGTCTGGTAAGGATCTACTCTATATATTAGAGGACCTGCTAAGCCGAAGATCGCTAGCGATAGAAGTATTATAAGACTTATCATACCTGCTCTATCCGATCTTATTACATTCATGAATTCTCTAATCCATGGACCATGAAATCTTTTTTCCATGGTATCTTCAACCTCTTCTAATCCTCGGATCCAGGTATGAGTATAGTATGTCTATGAAGCTGTTTATAAAGAGTATTGCAAGAGTCATTATAGCGAATATACCCTGAGCCAGGGGATAGTCTAGATTGTTAAATGCTATAACAATCTCTCTACCTATCCCAGGCCATGAGAATACTGTCTCGAATGCTACGGATCCTGCGAATGCGAAGCCTATGGATATCCCATATTGAGTGACTAGAGGTAGGATACTTGCTCTTGAAACCTCTCTGAGAATCTTCTTCTCACCGAATCCTACAGCTCTCATCGTGGTCACAAAATCCTCTCCTAAGACTGTTATCATCGAGGATCTCATTAGAAGTGCCGGGGATGTTGTTATGTATGCTGTGAGTACTGAGTAGGGTAGTATCCAGTGCCATAGGAAATCGAGACTTAAGATCTTCTCAAAGAAATTCGATGCATCGTAAGGAGGTGTTCTCATACCTCCTGAGGGTAGTATGCCCAGCCATACGGAGAATACTATTATAGAGATCAACCCAATCCAGAATAATGGGAATGAACTTAGAAGACTGAAGATTGTTATAAGAGATCTCTCTAGAAATCCTCCTCTTCTCCACGCCATGAGACTTCCTATGTATCTTGATATCATGAATGCTGTGACTACGGCTGGTATGAATAGTATTAGAGTATTGAGAAGTCTATCAAATATCACAGAAGATACCGGAGTTTTATAGTAGAATGAATACCCCATATCACCTCTTAAGAAGTTGATTATATAGAGAAGATACTGTTCGTAGAGAGGTTTATCTAGTCCAAAACTTCTTCTTATGATCTCTCTCTCCTCAGGTCCTAAACCTTCTCTCAAGTATATTACCGTGGGGTCGGGGAATGAGAGTCTGAATAGGAAGAATTGGAATGTGAGAACTGCGAGAAAAATTAATAATATCAAGCTTATCCTGCTTAGAATCTTCGTGATCAGTATTCTCCCACCTACGGATCTTCTTGTTTCTTTATTGTATAGTTCTCAGGATAGTATATTCTCCCACTCTCATCCCAAGCGAATCCTGCCTTGGCTAGAAGCTCTCTAGCTTTAGTAAGATTATACTCGTAGGTAGGCACATCAGGATTATGCCAGAAGGCATTGACAGGAGCTATTATATAGCCTTTCTCACCATATCCTCTTAAGATGACATTTATTATATAATCATATGGGACTGCGTATAGTAGTGCTTGTCTTACTTCTTTCAAATCGAATGGAGATCTTCTCACATTGAACATGAGATCTGCTGGTAGTGCAAAGCTTCTGGCTGTCACCACTGTTATGTAATTATATTTCTTAAGAAGATCTGCGTGAGAAGGTAGTAGTCCTACTGCTGTCATATCGATCTCTCTATTGATCAGAGCATTTACAATCCCATCTAGACTTCCGTATATTCTAATGATAAGTTTTGAAACCTTCATCGGAGGAACTGTGAAGTTTCCTATCACAATACCATTGTATGCGAAGTGTTCGGGAGCTGCTTCTAGAGATATATATTCTTTCTTAACCCATACAGGGTTTTTGAAGGGTCCGCTCCCTACTCTTAGAACTTTATCGAGTTGCTCTGGTGTGAGGGATCTAGGGTCTGTTATATTCTCCCACACATGTTTTGGGAGTATCGGTATCATGTAGAGTGTGTTTGTTAGGAATGTTGCATCAGGTTTTTTAAGTATGAATCTTATCGTGTAGTTGTCTAGCTTGATCACTTCTTGGATGTTGACATAGTATGGTCTGAAATAAGCGTACTGGATCTTCATATAGTAGTTGTATGTGAAGACAACATCATCAGCTGTTATAGGTGTTCCGTCATGAAATCTAGCATTGTTTCTAATTCTCACATCTACTACTGTGTTGTTAACCACGTTAATACTCTCAGCAAGCCATGGTATGATTCTTCCATCAGGTCCTAGTCTTACAAGACTGTCGTACACTAGCTTCAGTATATTCCATGAGAATATAAGTGTTGAGACTGCTGGATTCAGTATATCAGGCTCTGTGTTGGAGCCGTAGATCAGATCTTGTTTTTCTCCTTTCACGGGTGTTATGAAGTAAGGCTGCCATTCGTTGAATAGAGGAGCTCCAGGCATTTGAAATGGGTTCTCCCACTTCTGATTATTATATGCTGCGATTATGAATTGATGATAGAGGTTATATCTCGGTGCTTCTTCGAAGAATATTTGCTGGAGCTGGAATACTATTTCTCTTCTTTTGTTCAGATCCATAGTCTCTCTCTGAAGCTCGTATAATCTATCGTATTCCGGATTTGAATATCCCGTAGGATTATTAGCGCCGCTACCCTTGGTTCCTATCTCTCCTGTTGTTATAAGTCCTAAGAATAGATTCGGGTCTAGCCTGTCTACTCTCGCACCCCATCCGAATACGCATACATCGAAGTTCCACTCGTAGTAGCATGTTTTATCAACTTGAGAGCTTTCCATGCCTATAACCTCTACATCGAATCCTAGCTTCCTCCATTCACTGGCCATAGCCTGAACCGCAGCCCATCTAACGGGATCTTCTGCTTCCGTAGTTGTTATGATAGTGATCTTCTGAACAGGAATTCTAGCTCTAGTTGTCTCAGAGAT includes:
- a CDS encoding 2,5-diamino-6-(ribosylamino)-4(3H)-pyrimidinone 5'-phosphate reductase — protein: MPRPYVIVFTTATIDGKIASRTRFSQLSCPEDFKRLHAARKEAGAVMIGVNTANIDDPSLRLKYFEGENPVRIVVDGRLSIREDLRLVRDLIARTIILTSEKADPAKIERLRSRGVEVYVIESQNPPRIDMEKALEKLYELGIRKVLVEGGGDLIWSLVSRDLVDEFRVTYTGYVFGGRDSVSIVGGEGFATTAESPEFHVERVLICSCGREVHIIFRRK
- the lpdA gene encoding dihydrolipoyl dehydrogenase — protein: MGLKYDVIVIGGGPGGYPAAIRASQLGKRVAIVEERRGFGGECTLFGCIPSKTFIKYANVFWHARNSDFILGRENAQPDFPKLMEKVSHIVSSISSGIELLLKSYGVEILRGRAVIVDERVVRVEGFGDIESERIIIASGSEPTAPKNISIDGAIILDNRSFFSLRRKPSSMIVLGGGYVGVELSTAMAKLGVEISIIEMMPNLLPGMDLDASRAIERRLSSLGVRIYKNCVVKDLRMSEAGVDVELSCGERIYGEKMLVATGRRPRVRDLGVEKIGVEIDERGFIKTDDRLRTSNPRIYASGDVAGPPMLAHKAFIQAVVAGENVSGLDSVYSRSAIPMVVFSDPEIAQIGISVEEARSRGFNPVSIRIPLGGVARASIEESEDGFIKMIYDNDSKKILGFVIVSSNASELAGEASLIIENGMRLEDVEKAVHPHPTMSEVFKEVVEYALGKSTHYIIRKRR
- a CDS encoding N-6 DNA methylase, coding for MRASGSAMMMSDSVRKIYGVFETPTYIFRGYILPRIREVLYDYVWVDLFAGTGNLILPILESIPMRERLEFFEERIFLYDIMPEMVEKAIENAVRMGIPRRLAERNIQVRDTLKSYPREVLEKGFPVYHITNPPYLYIGYIRKNRDYHVWLDYFKNSNEGYQDLYQLALANDLRHGIRRMAYVIPTNFLYGASVSNKIRRDLLLWYEIREAIVFEKRIFDFTGQHVGVFFFERKEQPSHDLQKFKLVKIGREVVERVITIKPSNMYRAGSEFSEFVEGFRARKPLKVSFYLFLEEIMRNPGSNKVIVVDSNRYDRVRGYAREVFYVNDELFKRIKSNILFVKTIDGVREDEKAGIFVIKEVFNADCIVVSRKPYRTHPIHIFFHPMLSIEDQLLLRDYFNLMLNYFREVTDSGFMTTYKYSETSFTRKYLGLTQVRRLIETFPILELDERGRNRLKELIERRDVKGLIDTLKSLST
- a CDS encoding radical SAM protein, with amino-acid sequence MYTEDLFLKPQRPVTYTGAMSRCLLCGSDRLVSDSIGVCVECLRRDPDKALAIVRNRRIKWRISVDLPLHPPRHDKGLRCSVCVNECVIGDGFRGYCGVWMNSGGRMRMLAGSGRVLAYAYLDPIPTNCVAAHICPGSTGLGYPEYAYTPKGEYGYSNLAVFMAGCSLDCFFCQNWEHKTAISGGRIDRSIVREMSVEELVERSLDPRISCVCYFGGDPTPSTPMLIQASREIIRRAREKNMIKRICWETNGLVNPLLMREMARLSLVSGGIVKIDWKAWTPSVYEALTGVDGEKALKRLMENVRVVHEIGRERSLIPLLLVSILLVPGYVDSVEVDGVTSYIAELDPETPVVFLAFHPDHLMRDLPPTSWKHMREALRIAEKNGLKKIYIGNIWLLGDYY
- a CDS encoding ABC transporter permease, encoding MEKRFHGPWIREFMNVIRSDRAGMISLIILLSLAIFGLAGPLIYRVDPYQTIYSYQIRVYNVSLDERTYKEIYYSEPEELKSILYSDKTLYIVDSKYDIYMIDLSRGASEKIARADPSSFIGLISLDGDIALLEIIGGRIRISSLQGEWREDLEIPGNLGISRESQILFSGGDLIILRLETGGIALINISSRSIEKINPRINVSTAEICWDRYVILGGLKGWIASYDLYKRELVISRPFTDDIRYVYCSSDRIYILGRFGFIAYSDKDLENFSMINTGVVEDLVSAVRYRNSIAVLGSGGSIIIIYPDQESHSIYSFDIRNSMKLYSSKEDLYVVAYGVYAMQLKPPSLSHPLGTDYLGRDLLAQIMIGVRMSLAIALLVALIVLFIGAGVGIVAGYFRGRADLILNSIINFMYSIPLEPFAILLALILRPGLETVVLAISLLIWRTTARIIRSQVISISSTPMIESARALGASHTRIIIRYIIPALLPIIMIDFANVVVYAILAESTLSFLGVGAQNIFTLGSILNQAMITGSWRIGWWLLTPGFFIGAIAFSLYTLARIFEPVANPRLKNI
- a CDS encoding ABC transporter permease translates to MLITKILSRISLILLIFLAVLTFQFFLFRLSFPDPTVIYLREGLGPEEREIIRRSFGLDKPLYEQYLLYIINFLRGDMGYSFYYKTPVSSVIFDRLLNTLILFIPAVVTAFMISRYIGSLMAWRRGGFLERSLITIFSLLSSFPLFWIGLISIIVFSVWLGILPSGGMRTPPYDASNFFEKILSLDFLWHWILPYSVLTAYITTSPALLMRSSMITVLGEDFVTTMRAVGFGEKKILREVSRASILPLVTQYGISIGFAFAGSVAFETVFSWPGIGREIVIAFNNLDYPLAQGIFAIMTLAILFINSFIDILYSYLDPRIRRG
- a CDS encoding ABC transporter substrate-binding protein; translation: MTQDLVWRIGLGRLSLIALVLVLIVVGIASLYLYNIMLSKPQISETTRARIPVQKITIITTTEAEDPVRWAAVQAMASEWRKLGFDVEVIGMESSQVDKTCYYEWNFDVCVFGWGARVDRLDPNLFLGLITTGEIGTKGSGANNPTGYSNPEYDRLYELQRETMDLNKRREIVFQLQQIFFEEAPRYNLYHQFIIAAYNNQKWENPFQMPGAPLFNEWQPYFITPVKGEKQDLIYGSNTEPDILNPAVSTLIFSWNILKLVYDSLVRLGPDGRIIPWLAESINVVNNTVVDVRIRNNARFHDGTPITADDVVFTYNYYMKIQYAYFRPYYVNIQEVIKLDNYTIRFILKKPDATFLTNTLYMIPILPKHVWENITDPRSLTPEQLDKVLRVGSGPFKNPVWVKKEYISLEAAPEHFAYNGIVIGNFTVPPMKVSKLIIRIYGSLDGIVNALINREIDMTAVGLLPSHADLLKKYNYITVVTARSFALPADLMFNVRRSPFDLKEVRQALLYAVPYDYIINVILRGYGEKGYIIAPVNAFWHNPDVPTYEYNLTKARELLAKAGFAWDESGRIYYPENYTIKKQEDP